The following proteins come from a genomic window of Metarhizium brunneum chromosome 2, complete sequence:
- the bah_0 gene encoding Acetyl-hydrolase: protein MSDSSTALEQPRPQTPKRPGASALFWLGLSYTPLIARVSLSHSLNLADSSPYQDLRSAVTVAFLRAFIAPKEGNPRPFSQTQRRTVTKLPIKGRIWVSNYTVPIPPEPESITEAVGKVIESLNNPDVPVPKTYLPHVAPVSGEWTGYRAGAKQDEPAPSISDREKYVEMMKEVKKPTTILYLHGGGHAFLDPASHRPTVKKLAKITGGRAFSVRYRLVPQSPFPTSLLDCLIAYLMLLYPPPGAFHDPVKPEHIVISGDSAGGNLTMALIQVIVELNRLGQRITWHGEPRDIPIPAATACNSPWLDISHSSRPYYGTIPGAFDYLGPLDDMGRKGLTPCDIWPAQSPRKFMYAADDIMTHPLVSPVMRRDWAGFPPVYFCTGWERLAYENKFLAQKLERDGVTMVFEEYEAMAHCFALVLGSLAESRRCLDGWAGFIRQAVENPAGLRSSAMTIHAKTLRETPLDFGDLFDVSEGEVRKRVVDKVAETQAWIPSESKL, encoded by the exons ATGTCAGATTCATCAACGGCACTCGAGCAGCCGCGTCCACAAACACCCAAAAGACCGGGGGCCTCTGCATTGTTCTGGCTCGGCCTCTCTTACACGCCACTCATTGCCCGAGTGTCACTCTCTCACTCGCTCAACCTCGCAGATAGCTCACCGTACCAGGACCTGCGAAGCGCCGTAACCGTTGCCTTTCTCCGCGCCTTCATTGCGCCCAAGGAAGGAAACCCGCGTCCCTTTTCCCAGACCCAAAGGCGTACCGTGACCAAGTTGCCCATCAAAGGAAGAATATGGGTCAGCAACTACACGGTCCCCATACCTCCGGAGCCGGAATCCATCACGGAAGCAGTCGGCAAGGTGATCGAGTCCCTGAACAATCCGGATGTCCCAGTCCCCAAGACTTATTTGCCCCATGTAGCTCCCGTGTCTGGTGAGTGGACGGGCTATCGAGCCGGCGCCAAACAAGATGAGCCGGCCCCAAGCATCTCAGACAGAGAAAAGTACGTTGAGATGATGAAGGAGGTGAAGAAGCCAACGACCATCTTGTACCTCCACGGCGGGGGGCATGCGTTCCTGGACCCTGCTAGTCATCGGCCGACAGTGAagaagctggccaagatTACGGGTGGCCGGGCCTTTTCCGTACGGTACAGATTGGTGCCGCAGAGTCCTTTCCCGACATCTCTTCTGGATTGCCTGATTGCATATCTCATGCTCCTCTATCCGCCGCCGGGGGCGTTCCACGACCCGGTGAAACCAGAGCACATTGTTATTTCAGGAGACAG CGCCGGCGGAAACTTGACCATGGCCTTGATTCAAGTCATTGTCGAGCTAAATCGCCTTGGACAACGCATCACATGGCACGGCGAACCGCGGGACATTCCCATCCCCGCCGCAACGGCCTGCAACTCCCCTTGGCTTGACATCTCCCACAGCTCCAGGCCGTACTATGGAACGATTCCAGGAGCCTTTGACTATCTCGGCCCCCTGGACGACATGGGGCGGAAAGGCCTGACCCCCTGCGACATCTGGCCCGCCCAATCCCCGCGGAAATTCATGTACGCAGCCGACGACATCATGACGCACCCATTGGTGTCGCCCGTCATGCGACGAGACTGGGCGGGGTTTCCCCCCGTCTACTTCTGTACAGGGTGGGAAAGACTCGCGTACGAGAACAAGTTCCTGGCGCAGAAACTCGAGCGCGACGGCGTGACCATGGTGTTTGAGGAGTACGAAGCCATGGCGCACTGCTTTGCGCTCGTGCTGGGCAGCCTTGCCGAGTCGCGGAGGTGTCTGGACGGCTGGGCAGGCTTCATTCGACAGGCCGTAGAGAATCCGGCCGGCTTGAGATCCAGCGCCATGACCATTCATGCCAAGACGTTGAGGGAGACTCCCCTCGACTTTGGCGACTTGTTCGATGTTTCAGAGGGGGAGGTCAGGAAACGGGTCGTGGATAAAGTGGCCGAGACGCAGGCTTGGATACCCTCAGAGTCCAAGCTGTAG
- the DHC24 gene encoding Delta(24)-sterol reductase, with translation MERHKQAVAKIATAVRGFFDKKESYRIFHGSTNSTRPRPRPGARIVDISALSNVVGVDRSSRTALVEPNVPMDRLVESTLRHGLVPPVVMEFPGITAGGGYAGTAGESSSFKHGFFNETINYVEMVLGNGDVVRASNEEKPDLFQGAAGSVGTLGITTLMELKLIEAKKYVRTTYHRTASVAEAVEKVRAETQNPDNDYVDGILFSKDHGVIITGTMTDEKPADARVQTFSRARDPWFYLHVKDRTKSTASSAPPSVVDYIPLAEYLFRYDRAGFWVGAQGWTYFKYVPFNRWTRWLLDDFMHTRMLYRALHASGESARFVVQDLALPYDKADEFVNYTTDAFGIWPLWLCPLRQTLPPTFHPYTGETETAADGSTAPKDILNIGLWGWGPADHDEFVTKNRALEDKLVQLGGRKWLYAHTYYDQDEFWKVYDKNRGWYQSLRDKYHATTLPTVHDKVKIDVDAAREERKRTKQLLKSRWPVGGLYGIWQAIKSKDYHLHRRAEWKYKGDN, from the coding sequence ATGGAGCGCCACAAGCAAGCCGTGGCCAAAATCGCCACCGCCGTGCGCGGCTTCTTCGACAAGAAGGAGTCCTACCGCATCTTCCACGGCTCGACAAACAGCACCAggccccgtccccgtcccgGCGCGCGAATCGTCGACATCAGCGCCCTGTCCAACGTTGTCGGCGTCGACCGCAGCTCCCGCACGGCGCTGGTAGAGCCCAATGTCCCCATGGACAGACTCGTCGAGTCGACCCTGCGTCACGGCCTGGTGCCCCCCGTGGTCATGGAGTTCCCCGGCATAACCGCCGGTGGTGGCTACGCCGGGACAGCCGGGGAGAGCAGCTCCTTCAAGCACGGCTTCTTCAACGAGACCATCAACTACGTGGAAATGGTCCTGGGCAATGGCGACGTCGTGAGGGCTTCCAACGAGGAAAAGCCAGACTTGTTCCAGGGCGCGGCGGGATCCGTGGGGACGCTGGGCATCACCACGCTCATGGAGCTGAAGctcatcgaggccaagaagtaCGTGCGGACGACATACCACCGCACCGCCAGCGTGGCAGAGGCCGTGGAAAAGGTGCGCGCAGAAACGCAGAACCCCGACAACGACTACGTGGACGGCATCCTGTTCTCCAAGGACCacggcgtcatcatcacgGGCACCATGACGGACGAGAAACCGGCCGATGCCAGAGTACAAACCTTCAGCCGTGCCCGCGACCCCTGGTTCTACCTGCACGTCAAAGACCGCACTAAATCCACCGCCTCGTCTGCTCCCCCTTCCGTCGTAGACTACATCCCCCTGGCAGAATACCTGTTCCGCTACGACCGCGCAGGCTTCTGGGTCGGCGCCCAAGGGTGGACATACTTCAAATACGTGCCCTTCAACCGCTGGACGCGCTGGCTCCTCGACGACTTCATGCACACGCGCATGCTGTACCGCGCGCTGCACGCCTCCGGAGAATCGGCCCGCTTCGTCGTCCAGGACCTCGCCCTGCCGTacgacaaggccgacgaATTCGTCAACTACACCACCGACGCCTTCGGCATCTGGCCCCTCTGGCTGTGCCCGCTCAGGCAGACTCTCCCCCCGACTTTCCACCCGTACACAGGCGAGACGGAAACCGCCGCCGACGGATCGACAGCTCCAAAGGATATTCTCAACATTGGCCTGTGGGGATGGGGCCCCGCCGACCACGACGAGTTTGTCACCAAGAACCGCGCCCTGGAAGACAAGCTCGTCCAGCTGGGCGGGCGCAAGTGGCTGTacgcacatacatactacGACCAGGACGAGTTCTGGAAGGTCTACGACAAGAACCGGGGCTGGTACCAGTCCCTGCGGGACAAGTACCACGCCACGACGCTGCCCACTGTCcacgacaaggtcaagatcgACGTTGATGCCGCGCGGGAGGAGCGCAAGCGTACGAAGCAGTTGCTCAAGAGCAGGTGGCCTGTGGGAGGGCTGTATGGCATCTGGCAGGCTATAAAAAGCAAGGACTACCACTTGCATCGCCGGGCCGAGTGGAAGTACAAGGGCGACAACTAA